The following coding sequences are from one Vicia villosa cultivar HV-30 ecotype Madison, WI unplaced genomic scaffold, Vvil1.0 ctg.000463F_1_1, whole genome shotgun sequence window:
- the LOC131628545 gene encoding cationic amino acid transporter 7, chloroplastic-like has product MASHASSFSSLRAYLRAVSQTPSRFARRGFSVSTSYEEMSRVRARSGTSMRKSLRWFDLVGFGIGGMVGAGVFVTTGNATHNFAGPAVVLSFAIAGFCALLSAFCYTEFAVDMPVAGGAFSYLRVTFGEFAAFLTGANLVMDYVMSNAAVARGFTAYVGTTIGISSAKWRIVIPSFPKGFNEIDMVAVAVVLLITIVICYSTRESSVVNMILTALHILFIAFVIVIGFWKGSWKNFTQPANPENPSGFFPHGAAGVFNGAAAVYLSYIGYDAVSTMAEEVKEPVKDIPIGVSGSVIIVTVLYCLMAASMCMLLPYDMIDPEAPFSAAFKSDGWGWVSRVIGVGASFGILTSLIVAMLGQARYMCVIGRSNVVPAWFAKVHPKTSTPVNASAFLGIFTAAIALFTDLDVLLNLVSIGTLFVFYMVANAVVYRRYVAAGTTNPWPTVSFLISFSFTSIVFTLIWKIVPTGVAKAGMLVACGVFAIAILQFFHFTVPQARKPEFWGVPLMPWIPAMSIFLNLFLLGSLDGKSYIRFGVFSAVTVLFYVLYSVHASFDAEGDGSLDQKSGEIHVESKENVDQSFKV; this is encoded by the exons ATGGCTAGCCACGCCTCATCTTTCTCGAGCCTCCGAGCCTATCTCCGAGCCGTCTCTCAAACACCGTCTCGCTTCGCTCGGCGCGGTTTCTCCGTCTCAACCTCTTATGAAGAAATGAGCCGCGTTCGAGCCAGGTCAGGCACCAGCATGCGGAAGTCTCTCCGATGGTTTGACCTAGTCGGCTTCGGAATCGGCGGAATGGTCGGTGCCGGAGTGTTCGTCACCACCGGTAACGCTACGCATAATTTCGCAGGTCCCGCTGTTGTCCTATCTTTCGCCATTGCCGGTTTCTGCGCTCTTTTATCGGCCTTTTGTTACACTGAGTTCGCCGTCGATATGCCGGTCGCCGGTGGTGCTTTTAGCTACCTCCGCGTCACATTCG GTGAATTTGCGGCGTTTTTAACCGGAGCGAATCTCGTTATGGACTACGTTATGTCCAATGCCGCCGTGGCTCGAGGCTTCACGGCGTACGTCGGCACCACAATCGGTATCTCCTCCGCTAAATGGAGGATCGTAATTCCTTCTTTTCCGAAAGGTTTCAACGAAATAGATATGGTTGCTGTTGCGGTTGTTTTACTCATCACAATCGTTATCTGTTACAG TACGAGGGAGAGCTCAGTGGTGAATATGATATTGACAGCTTTGCACATATTGTTCATAGCATTTGTGATAGTGATAGGTTTTTGGAAAGGGAGTTGGAAGAATTTTACACAACCGGCTAATCCGGAGAATCCTTCTGGTTTTTTTCCCCACGGTGCCGCCGGTGTGTTTAACGGCGCGGCAGCGGTTTATTTAAGCTACATTGGTTATGATGCTGTTTCAACAATGGCAGAAGAGGTTAAAGAGCCTGTGAAAGATATTCCAATAGGTGTTTCTGGATCTGTGATTATCGTGACGGTTCTTTATTGTCTTATGGCAGCTTCTATGTGCATGCTTCTTCCTTACGATATG ATTGATCCTGAGGCACCATTTTCAGCTGCTTTTAAATCAGACGGTTGGGGATGGGTGTCAAGAGTGATAGGAGTGGGGGCCAGTTTTGGAATATTAACATCATTGATAGTGGCAATGTTGGGTCAGGCTCGTTATATGTGTGTAATTGGACGTTCTAATGTGGTCCCTGCTTGGTTTGCCAAGGTCCACCCAAAAACATCTACTCCTGTCAACGCCTCTGCTTTTCTTG GGATATTCACTGCAGCAATTGCACTTTTCACTGATCTTGATGTTCTTCTCAACCTTGTATCAATTGGAACACTTTTTGTTTTCTACATGGTTGCAAATGCTGTTGTTTACCGACGCTACGTGGCTGCAGGGACAACGAATCCATGGCCGACCGTGTCGTTTCTCATATCATTTTCCTTCACTTCCATTGTGTTTACTCTTATATGGAAAATTGTGCCAACAGGAGTAGCAAAAGCCGGGATGTTAGTTGCTTGTGGTGTGTTTGCTATAGCAATATTACAGTTTTTCCATTTCACAGTTCCTCAAGCTCGAAAGCCGGAGTTTTGGGGTGTACCTCTAATGCCATGGATACCAGCTATGTcaatatttttgaatttgtttttgcTTGGATCACTTGATGGAAAATCGTATATTCGATTCGGAGTGTTTTCGGCTGTTACAGTGCTGTTCTATGTCTTATACAGTGTTCATGCTAGCTTTGATGCAGAAGGAGATGGTTCTCTTGATCAAAAGAGTGGTGAAATCCATGTGGAATCAAAAGAAAATGTGGACCAAAGTTTCAAAGTGTAG